TAAGGGAAATCAAATGTGAGCgagtgaaggggaggtgcgtagaggctcacatgggtcagaaatactgagagagaccagttgagctgaaggacctgactggagactcaatgggacagagagtgaaatcttggatccacctgcaagagaaggagaaacacgtgatttaccttccaggattaagcaagtcccgcagattctgcagatcactttattggtcagagcactgagtataggggttggggtctggacaggacgttggttaggccacttttggaatacacaggaacctcgattatccaaaggacacatgcagggtgtatttcagtcgcttgacgattagatcccttacagtgtggaaacaggcccaaccagtccacactgaccctccaaagagtaacccacccagacccatttccctctgactaatgtacctaacacgacgggcaatttagcatggccaattcaccctgacctgcacatctttggactgtgggacggaaccggagcactaggaggaaacccacgcagacgcggggagaatgtgcaaactccacacagtctgtcgcttgaggcaggaatgaaacccgggtccctggtactgtgaggtagcagcgctaaccactgagccaccgtgctggttcatctaattctggataatcgaagttcctctgtattatgtgcacttctggtctatcggaaggatgttcccccgtgtggacccgctggtggatcTGGAGGCCGGACGAGTgggggaagcccttgccgcagaccagGCAGGTGAAGGCCCCCtcgccggtgtggacctgctggtgccgcagcaggttggacgactgggtgaagcccttgccgcagacggagcaggtgaagggccgctccccggtgtggacccgctggtgccgcagcagggtggacgagcgagtgaagcccttgccgcacaacgagcaggtgaagggccgctccccggtgtggacctgctggtggaccagcagggtggacgactgggtgaagcccttgccgcagacgaaGCAGGTGAAGACCCCCtcgccggtgtggacctgctggtgccgcagcaggtgggacgactgggtgaagcccttgccgcagacggagcaggtgaagggccgctccccggtgtggactaGCCAGTGCttgagcaggtgggacgagtgagagaagcccttgccgcagtcggagcaggtgaagggccgctccccggtgtggacccgccagtgcttgagcaggtgggacgagtgagagaagcccttgccgcacaccgagcaggtgaacggcctctccccggtgtggagccgctggtgggtcagcaggtgggacgagtgagagaagcccttgccgcagacggagcagctgaacggcctctcctcggtgtggacccaTTGGTGCGAGAACAGGTTGGACGACTTGGTGAAGCCCTTGCCACAGACGGaacaggtgaagggccgctctccggtgtggacacgctggtgggacagcaggtgggacgagtcaGAGAAgaccttgccgcagacggagcaggtgaagggcctctccccggtgtggacccgctggtgggtcagtaggtgggacgactgggtgaagcccttgccgcaaacggagcaggtgaagggccgctccccagtgtggacacggcggtggatctccagcaCGGAGGGGGAGCGgaatcctttcccgcaatccccacacttccacggtttctccatggcgcgcggaatgcctcctgagacttcctttccccacagtgggcaaactggctcaggcacgtgcccctgtggttcaggtaaagatgatactttaagagcctactgaagcagacaaaaacgttcaaagaattttccccttctggactgaaagagggacgtctctcctgtcccacgaatcaaggggctctgtcagaccttcacatggtactcagttgggaagctctacctgcaaagctgctcttctcatatcctgtgaaaaggggattaccaaagtcattgctgcctgcacatgacaggaattcagaacagatcattctagtttctgtagaacttccctaaaacaatcaagttacaatatgcagatgccagtgttgggctggggtgtacaaagttaaaaaaaaatcacacatcaccagattgtagtccattagatttgtttagaagttcgagctttcagagctctgcaccttcatcaggtagctagtaaaacctccaggcgaaaaagacagcagatgctggagatcagagtggtgctggaaaagctcagcaggtcaggcagcatccgaggagcaggaacaaaaaaaaatcaacgtttcgggcaaaagcccttcatcaggaatgaggaaagaatgaggacactttcctcattcctgaagaagggctcatgcccgaaacgtcgaatctcctgttccttggatgctgcctgacctgctgagcttttctagcaacacattttcagttctgatctccagcatctgcagacctcattttctcctataacctagagttgtgtgatttttaactttaaaaagtgttgcaaatctccaccccctctctcacacacacacacacacacacactttcttcaattctcactctgctgtctctgatattacccatcccccagtagtgtccagaaagggacttattacctaaaaaagctgtaaatctccatcccacacactctttaactcttgctgtacctaatatcccacctccccccatgctccagcagggtctgactgatgctcattgactgagccacactcacctcttcctggaTACAGGGACCCTCCAGACCAACACAACATCAGCTCCCCTTAACCGCCCCCCAGTAACGGCGCATGTGCAGGAGCATCCGGTCACGTGAATGGAGTGACCACCGTCGTCACAAAGGCCGCGCGTTGATTGGAATAAGTGCCCGCCCGTGCGGCGTTCCAGCCTTTCCCATTGGTCCACCGCGCCGTGCGTCACGCGTCGGCGCTGGTCTTTGTGACGCCCACGTGACCTCtctcctccactaccacccccaACGCGCCCCTCCCTTCACCTTGACACGGGGAGGCATGACCAATGGGGagccttggaggaccggaaggaaggttggtcctcctaccaatcagagcatcccctcattgtctgaatgcggaagttggagcatgagctcctgctgctcactctctctctctgaatgaagattgagtgttaccccagactgcaccaacctctgtgagtacagcaccctctcttctcacccctcctattccatttcatttctcattttgggattaaactgttggtttgtaggaagtgaagtgaaaggaggtgaactcagggaaggtgcatatgctggatgcattggtctagatcgctctctctgtctctctcgtgtccttcatcaggaattgcggaggggttgggggggtggaaagggtgctgagagataaataggaaggtgggagtggggctgggggtaaggtagatgcaggttgggtggggggtgatggcgacagggtggagcagattggtgggaaggaagatggacaggtgggacagttcaagaggatggtgctgagttggagggttggagctggggtgggaggggggagggaatgtgagaaaactggtgaaatcgatgttgatgccatgtggttgcagggtcctaggccacctgatacctggaggaagaatgcctctgcattgggaccctccaaccatacaggatcaatattgatttcaccagtttcctcattccccccctccccccagcccaatcccagatacaaccctcgAACTTGGGACTGTTCTTTTGAACTGttccacctgtc
This Hemiscyllium ocellatum isolate sHemOce1 chromosome 27 unlocalized genomic scaffold, sHemOce1.pat.X.cur. SUPER_27_unloc_33, whole genome shotgun sequence DNA region includes the following protein-coding sequences:
- the LOC132808143 gene encoding gastrula zinc finger protein XlCGF57.1-like, whose amino-acid sequence is MEKPEESHPVEKPWKCGDCGKGFRVPSTLETHWRSHTGERPFPCTDCGKAFTDVFTLRSHQQIHTGERPFSCSACGKAFSYSFHLRSHQRVHTGERPFSCPECGKAFTHVCALRSHLRIHTGERPFSCPGCGKAFTHVSSLRKHQQIHTGERPFTCSQCGKAFSISSSLLRHQRIHTGERPFICSQCGKGFTRSSHLRRHQRIHRRVHTGERPFTCSVCGKGFTQSSHLLTHQRVHTGERPFTCSVCGKVFSDSSHLLSHQRVHTGERPFTCSVCGKGFTKSSNLFSHQWVHTEERPFSCSVCGKGFSHSSHLLTHQRLHTGERPFTCSVCGKGFSHSSHLLKHWRVHTGERPFTCSDCGKGFSHSSHLLKHWLVHTGERPFTCSVCGKGFTQSSHLLRHQQVHTGEGVFTCFVCGKGFTQSSTLLVHQQVHTGERPFTCSLCGKGFTRSSTLLRHQRVHTGERPFTCSVCGKGFTQSSNLLRHQQVHTGEGAFTCLVCGKGFPHSSGLQIHQRVHTGEHPSDRPEVHIIQRNFDYPELDEPARWLSG